In Calditrichota bacterium, one genomic interval encodes:
- the aroF gene encoding 3-deoxy-7-phosphoheptulonate synthase — translation MVVVMDDNATPEDIQAVEDKLVALGFRVHRSTGVNRTILGAIGDKRGVDTRDLEVMRGVHEVLRITEPYKLASRAFHPLDTVVRVRDVEVGGEEVVVMAGPCAVESEAQIYEVAGLVKKAGARVLRGGAFKPRTSPYSFQGLGEEGLRFLRNAAQAHGLATVSEVMEARDVEMVALYVDLLQIGARNMQNFSLLKEAGRAGKPVLLKRGMAATIEEWLMAAEHIMAAGNAQVVLCERGIRTFETYTRNTMDISAIPVVKKRSHLPIIADPSHGTGLRDKVAPMARAAVAAGADGLLVEVHPRPDEALSDGAQSLLPEQFAHLMEELRIIAWAIGRRVAEPQ, via the coding sequence ATGGTCGTGGTGATGGACGACAACGCAACCCCGGAAGACATTCAGGCGGTGGAAGACAAGCTCGTGGCCCTTGGCTTTCGGGTACACCGCTCCACCGGCGTGAACCGCACCATCCTCGGTGCCATTGGTGACAAGCGAGGGGTGGACACGCGCGACTTGGAGGTGATGCGCGGCGTGCATGAGGTGCTGCGCATCACCGAGCCGTACAAGCTGGCCAGCCGGGCATTTCACCCCTTGGACACGGTGGTGCGGGTCAGGGACGTGGAGGTTGGGGGCGAGGAAGTCGTGGTGATGGCCGGCCCCTGTGCGGTGGAGAGCGAGGCGCAAATCTACGAGGTTGCCGGCTTGGTGAAGAAGGCAGGGGCGCGCGTGCTTCGTGGCGGTGCCTTCAAACCGCGGACCTCGCCTTATAGCTTCCAGGGGCTGGGCGAAGAAGGGTTGCGCTTTCTGCGCAACGCGGCTCAGGCGCACGGTTTGGCGACGGTCTCGGAGGTCATGGAGGCGCGGGACGTGGAGATGGTCGCCTTGTACGTGGACCTCCTCCAGATTGGCGCGCGCAACATGCAGAATTTCTCCTTGCTCAAAGAGGCAGGTCGAGCGGGCAAGCCAGTGCTCTTGAAGAGGGGTATGGCGGCCACCATCGAGGAGTGGCTCATGGCGGCAGAGCACATCATGGCCGCCGGGAACGCGCAAGTGGTGCTGTGCGAACGTGGCATTCGCACCTTCGAAACCTACACGCGCAACACCATGGACATCTCGGCGATACCGGTGGTGAAGAAGCGGAGCCATCTGCCCATCATTGCCGATCCTAGCCACGGCACTGGCCTGCGCGACAAGGTGGCGCCCATGGCGCGCGCGGCAGTGGCGGCCGGAGCCGACGGGCTGCTGGTCGAAGTGCACCCGCGTCCGGACGAGGCGCTCTCCGATGGCGCACAGTCCCTGCTGCCTGAGCAGTTCGCCCACCTGATGGAGGAGCTGCGCATCATCGCCTGGGCCATTGGCAGAAGGGTGGCGGAGCCGCAATGA